A window of Marinobacter salarius contains these coding sequences:
- a CDS encoding tetratricopeptide repeat protein, which yields MKTVVSISLTMLFTAFAASAQAQESFRIELGRDGETIADMRPVFLEFQSRPMPAISPTEVARRYQRLFEHSDEPEVRIDALNRLSNIQTVTDEDVSFSEEREQQVYRQALESYESILDRGAYQGRLDELLYQMAKAHAYTGQAEESIDRLRQLVGLYPSSSLVPEARFRIAESAFSAQDYAEAESEYSRVISSDGTDSLKTKARYMKGWSQYKQGRSARTRAAKTFLAVLDGFGEDTSGFRRIPASDAELVDDTFRIVALMAAEDRGVESLAGWLNDAGGKDFGYLLYDRLADYYTSNRRFEDSVAVNNAFVRDFQAHNAVPAFLAQNVDVWRMAGQANRARAARAEYVQAFSGDSRYQQLPAAHQERWQNFSRSLADYHYDQAEEGKAEGQAASFRLAGDYYSQLAGRNNQKRDVLRLAGDAFLQAGDHTDAFEHYQRAAYEADHETRDYAGAADAAWAAIVIQRNALDSRNSFPATLDDLAAAADRFTAEFPEDRRQPGLMADIANRMLAEHRYADALRFAEFAVAHPSVSAAERYSSWVAAGKANMAMASYGLAENAWRQSLALISEGRLQEARANDTNSLKRQLASSIYYQGEKAASEGRTDAAVAHFQRVESAFPGSEIAIKGRYDAANTLMKAERWQAAVNELNRFRTDYPQHDLTPTVREKLVFAYQSSGQLVRAADEVMRAEGEEPPSWDQRLRAAELYHKAEAHERRNRIYVEWLNRDSAAVDSESHIHNQTLRQRLVLDNVEPRQYRIDLVERELASQWHSEDTLAWAGRAAIVLGAEASERFAEVPLQIPLAESLARKQAALSAARERLSQAETLVGESARSEIMFRRAELYRVMAQDLMASEAPANLSDLEATQYRMLLEEEAYPFEEKAIDLHARNHQRLAEGLFDDWVERSLQVLADLFPGRYDREVRWMTWNEEVNDDA from the coding sequence ATGAAGACCGTGGTGTCAATTTCCCTGACGATGCTGTTCACAGCGTTCGCGGCGAGCGCCCAGGCACAGGAATCTTTCCGGATAGAACTGGGTCGTGATGGAGAGACCATCGCTGATATGCGTCCGGTTTTCCTGGAATTCCAGTCCCGCCCGATGCCGGCCATATCGCCAACGGAAGTCGCCCGTCGATACCAGCGGTTGTTTGAACACTCTGATGAGCCTGAGGTGCGCATTGATGCACTTAACCGGCTTTCCAATATTCAGACGGTGACTGACGAAGACGTCAGCTTCAGCGAAGAACGCGAGCAACAGGTCTACCGGCAGGCGCTGGAAAGCTACGAATCCATCCTCGACAGGGGCGCCTATCAGGGCCGGCTTGATGAATTGCTGTACCAGATGGCGAAGGCCCATGCCTACACGGGGCAGGCGGAGGAGTCCATTGACCGGTTACGCCAACTGGTTGGTCTGTATCCTTCGTCATCCCTGGTGCCTGAGGCCCGTTTCCGTATTGCCGAGTCAGCGTTTTCAGCGCAGGACTATGCCGAGGCTGAGTCCGAGTACAGCCGTGTGATATCGAGTGACGGCACCGATAGCCTGAAAACCAAGGCCCGATATATGAAGGGCTGGAGCCAGTACAAGCAAGGGCGTTCTGCCCGGACTAGAGCCGCAAAGACCTTTCTGGCGGTACTGGACGGTTTCGGTGAGGATACCAGTGGGTTTCGCCGCATTCCCGCCAGTGACGCTGAACTGGTTGACGACACCTTCAGGATCGTCGCCCTGATGGCGGCGGAAGACCGGGGCGTTGAATCCCTGGCAGGCTGGTTGAACGATGCGGGTGGCAAGGATTTCGGGTATCTGCTGTACGACCGGCTGGCAGATTACTACACCAGTAACCGGCGCTTTGAAGACAGCGTGGCGGTGAACAATGCCTTTGTTCGCGATTTCCAGGCACATAACGCAGTACCAGCCTTTCTGGCCCAGAATGTGGATGTCTGGCGCATGGCTGGGCAAGCCAATCGCGCAAGGGCCGCCAGAGCTGAATATGTCCAGGCATTTTCCGGCGATTCCCGTTATCAGCAGCTTCCCGCAGCGCATCAGGAACGTTGGCAGAATTTCAGCCGGTCACTGGCGGATTATCACTATGATCAGGCCGAAGAGGGGAAAGCGGAAGGTCAGGCGGCATCTTTTCGATTGGCCGGGGATTATTACAGTCAGTTGGCTGGCCGGAACAACCAGAAGAGAGACGTCCTTCGCCTGGCCGGCGATGCGTTCCTGCAGGCCGGCGACCACACTGACGCCTTCGAGCATTACCAGCGCGCGGCTTATGAAGCGGATCATGAGACAAGAGACTATGCGGGGGCAGCGGATGCCGCTTGGGCTGCCATCGTCATTCAGCGTAATGCGCTGGACAGTCGCAATTCGTTTCCCGCAACACTGGACGACCTGGCTGCCGCCGCCGACCGCTTCACGGCTGAGTTTCCCGAAGACAGGCGTCAGCCTGGCCTGATGGCGGATATCGCCAACCGAATGCTCGCAGAGCATCGTTATGCTGACGCCCTTCGATTCGCCGAGTTTGCCGTAGCCCATCCGTCGGTCAGCGCAGCTGAGCGATACAGCTCCTGGGTGGCAGCCGGTAAGGCGAACATGGCGATGGCGTCCTATGGGCTTGCTGAAAATGCCTGGCGTCAATCACTGGCTTTGATTTCAGAGGGACGGTTACAGGAAGCGCGGGCCAACGATACCAACAGTCTGAAACGGCAATTAGCCAGCAGCATCTATTATCAGGGCGAGAAAGCGGCGAGCGAAGGCCGCACTGACGCTGCGGTGGCGCATTTCCAGCGCGTGGAGTCTGCGTTTCCGGGGTCGGAAATTGCAATCAAGGGCCGTTACGACGCTGCGAATACACTTATGAAGGCAGAGCGCTGGCAGGCCGCCGTTAATGAACTGAACCGGTTTCGCACGGATTACCCGCAGCATGACCTGACCCCAACCGTGCGAGAGAAGCTGGTGTTTGCCTATCAGTCATCGGGCCAACTGGTGCGGGCGGCGGATGAAGTCATGCGTGCCGAAGGAGAAGAGCCGCCGTCCTGGGACCAGCGGCTGAGGGCGGCGGAGCTGTATCACAAGGCAGAGGCCCACGAGCGTCGCAATCGCATCTATGTCGAATGGCTGAACCGCGATTCCGCTGCTGTCGATTCCGAGAGCCATATCCATAACCAGACCCTGCGCCAGCGTCTTGTGCTCGATAATGTGGAGCCGCGCCAGTATCGAATCGATCTGGTTGAGCGAGAGCTCGCCAGCCAGTGGCATTCGGAAGACACACTGGCCTGGGCAGGGCGGGCAGCCATCGTGCTTGGTGCAGAGGCGTCTGAGCGGTTTGCCGAAGTTCCGCTACAGATTCCATTGGCCGAATCCCTGGCGCGCAAACAAGCGGCCCTCTCGGCCGCGCGAGAGCGTCTTTCACAGGCCGAGACGCTGGTTGGTGAGAGTGCGCGTTCGGAAATTATGTTCCGCCGGGCAGAGCTGTACCGGGTGATGGCGCAGGATCTCATGGCATCTGAAGCGCCGGCGAACCTGAGCGACCTTGAGGCAACCCAGTATCGGATGTTGCTTGAAGAGGAGGCCTACCCCTTCGAGGAAAAGGCCATTGACCTGCACGCAAGGAATCATCAACGCCTGGCGGAAGGCCTGTTTGATGACTGGGTGGAACGCAGCCTGCAAGTGCTGGCTGACTTGTTTCCCGGCAGGTACGACCGGGAGGTCCGCTGGATGACGTGGAATGAGGAGGTCAACGATGACGCCTGA
- a CDS encoding tetratricopeptide repeat protein produces MTPETARAVLLTGCLALLAGCASQPGPEPVVVNTAEASELARQAWEAHQQGRKKDALDRYREAFDMNPGNALTANNLALLLRERGRFEEAVTVLSKGLSHSPDTAELHYNLAVISELYLLDLDGALTHYRRYRELAGTEDKQVAGWIADLERRLD; encoded by the coding sequence ATGACGCCTGAAACAGCACGCGCGGTTTTGCTTACAGGGTGTCTTGCGTTGCTGGCGGGGTGCGCCAGCCAACCCGGGCCGGAGCCGGTGGTCGTCAACACCGCCGAGGCCAGTGAACTGGCCCGTCAGGCCTGGGAGGCACACCAGCAGGGACGCAAGAAAGACGCCCTTGACCGGTACCGAGAGGCTTTTGATATGAACCCGGGCAACGCCCTCACGGCCAACAACCTGGCGTTGTTGTTGCGAGAGCGGGGACGATTTGAGGAGGCGGTGACGGTGCTGTCGAAGGGACTCAGCCATTCTCCGGACACCGCTGAACTGCATTACAACCTTGCGGTAATCTCAGAGCTGTATCTGCTGGACCTCGACGGCGCACTGACGCATTACCGCCGTTACCGCGAGTTGGCGGGCACCGAGGATAAGCAGGTGGCCGGTTGGATTGCGGACCTGGAACGGAGGCTGGACTGA
- a CDS encoding MotA/TolQ/ExbB proton channel family protein: protein MLETVVRFFQEGGPFMYPIAIVLAVGLAITVERFIYLASVRRRNRLAFEKGILPLLRKRDYQRAMKAATGSDSAIASIMSAGIGRLLNNHSREDVEYAMEEGLMEVLPRLEKRTQYLATLANIATLLGLLGTIIGLIAAFTAVAAADPSQKASLLSESISVAMNTTAFGLMSAIPLLMFHALLQTRTNEIVDSFEMAGVKLLNIISEQPAPQSV from the coding sequence ATGCTGGAAACTGTTGTTCGTTTTTTTCAGGAAGGTGGCCCCTTCATGTACCCGATTGCCATTGTGCTGGCCGTTGGTCTGGCGATTACCGTTGAGCGTTTCATCTATCTCGCTTCGGTGCGCCGCCGGAACCGACTTGCCTTTGAGAAGGGCATATTGCCGCTGCTCAGAAAACGGGATTACCAGCGTGCGATGAAAGCCGCTACAGGTTCTGACAGTGCCATTGCGTCGATCATGAGCGCCGGAATTGGTCGGTTGCTGAACAATCACTCCCGTGAAGATGTTGAGTACGCCATGGAAGAAGGATTGATGGAAGTCTTGCCCCGTCTTGAGAAACGCACCCAATACCTGGCAACCCTTGCCAACATTGCGACTCTCCTCGGCTTGCTGGGCACAATCATCGGCCTCATCGCTGCGTTTACGGCGGTGGCCGCTGCAGATCCGTCCCAGAAGGCGTCGCTGTTATCGGAAAGTATCTCCGTTGCCATGAACACCACGGCGTTTGGCCTGATGTCGGCCATTCCGCTGTTGATGTTTCATGCATTGCTGCAGACCCGTACCAATGAAATCGTCGACAGTTTCGAGATGGCCGGGGTGAAGCTGCTGAACATTATCTCCGAGCAGCCCGCCCCCCAATCCGTCTGA
- a CDS encoding biopolymer transporter ExbD codes for MRRKHRRLVSNPELDITPFLNLMIVLVPVLLLGMVFSQIRMIELDFPGMESGEAPQADELRLVVALIPQGLEVLDSERGVIQTLPLIEGDQDFGGLRETLKQIKRRVPEKTDIVLEVSPDIDYQTLVTAMDTLRSYPAVVAASVVEGELFPDVALADAPENRTLSGKGEGA; via the coding sequence ATGAGACGAAAGCATCGCAGGCTTGTCAGCAATCCGGAACTGGATATCACGCCATTCCTGAACCTGATGATTGTATTGGTCCCGGTATTACTGCTGGGCATGGTCTTTAGCCAGATTCGTATGATTGAGCTCGACTTTCCCGGGATGGAGTCGGGCGAGGCACCGCAGGCTGACGAACTGCGGCTGGTGGTGGCGTTGATACCCCAGGGCCTGGAGGTTCTGGACAGTGAGAGAGGCGTAATCCAGACCCTGCCGTTGATTGAGGGTGATCAGGACTTCGGCGGCCTGAGGGAAACTCTCAAACAGATCAAGAGGCGGGTGCCCGAGAAGACTGACATCGTTCTGGAAGTCAGCCCCGACATCGACTACCAGACTCTGGTGACAGCGATGGACACACTCCGCTCCTATCCGGCAGTTGTGGCGGCCAGTGTGGTTGAGGGAGAGCTCTTCCCGGATGTGGCACTGGCAGACGCCCCTG